The Gemmatimonadota bacterium sequence CCCAGCAGGGAATGCGACTTGAAAAACTCTGCCACAGTCTTATGACTACCGGGCCACAGTGTAAAACCTCCGCCACGGGGCGCCACATCACTCAGATAAACCGTCACACCAATCGTAAACCCCACGGTTGCTTGCTCGCTCTTGTTATATCCATCCAGATGTGGCAACTTGATCGCCCACTCATCGCTGCCACTCGGATACACCAGAATCGTCGAAGGATCTGCATCATCGCTCAAATCGCCTGCCAATTCTCTGCACATCGCAAACAAATCCGTTTCGTAAAGCGTTGCGCGAATCGCGGGATGATCCCAACAATCTGGACTCCGCGGCCCAGCATCCACCCAGGTCTGCGGATCATCGCGATCTGCTTCAATATAACGCCAAAGCGTATCGACCGCCCCTTGAATCTGACCCTCACTCAACATATCGTGCCGAATGAGATAGCCATTTTCCACAAAAAAAGTTTTATCTTTAGCTGTTAAAAGTGACATACCAACCCCTTCCGGAGACTCACAATGACCAGACAACCCAACATCC is a genomic window containing:
- a CDS encoding phytanoyl-CoA dioxygenase family protein, producing the protein MSLLTAKDKTFFVENGYLIRHDMLSEGQIQGAVDTLWRYIEADRDDPQTWVDAGPRSPDCWDHPAIRATLYETDLFAMCRELAGDLSDDADPSTILVYPSGSDEWAIKLPHLDGYNKSEQATVGFTIGVTVYLSDVAPRGGGFTLWPGSHKTVAEFFKSHSLLGFNMHHPGGIVERDMTRIFDLNEPVELVGRAGTACIWHGYMVHSGTSNCSDQIRMALVSRISTKNWDLLQFETPDDMWEYWEV